In Planctomycetota bacterium, the genomic stretch CGCGGCAGCGCCGGTGGCAACCCCACCGGCCGGAGCGCCGCCCGAGAGCCTCCAGAAGTGGCGCGACATGCGTTTCGGCATGTTCATTCACTGGGGGCCGGTCAGCCTCAAGGGCACCTAGATCGGCTGGTCGCGGGGCAACCAGGTGCCGATCGAAGAGTACGACAACCTCTACAAGCGGTTCAACCCCACCCGGTTCAACGCCGACGAGTGGGCCAAGACGGCCAAGGAAGCCGGCATGAAGTACATGGTAATCACCACCAAGCACCACGACGGCTTCTGCATTTTCAACACGAAGCAGACCGACTACAACATCATGAACTCGCCTTTCCATCGCGACCCCGTCAAGGAACTGTCCGAGGCGTGCCGCAAGCAGGGGATCGCCTTCGGGACCTACTACTCGGTCTGCGACTGGCACCATCCCGATTTTCCCCGCGGCAGCCCCGGCGGCAAGACGCGCAAGCCCAATCCCAACCTCGACCGCTACGAGCAGTACCTGCGCAGCCAGGTCCAGGAGTTGATCCAGAACTGCGGGCCGCTGCTGACGCTCTGGTTCGACGTGCCGCAGGAATTCGACGCCGCGCGCGGCCAGGGCGTCGTCGATTTTGTCCGGTCGCTCCAGCCCGATATCCTCATCAACAATCGCACCGGCGCCCCCGGCGACTTCGACACGCCGGAGCAGCGAATCGGCAAGTTCCAGATCGACCGCCCCTGGGAAACCTGCATGACCATCTGCCGCCAGTGGGCCTGGAAGCCGGACGATGCCATGAAGTCGCTTAAACAATGTCTCGACGTACTCATCAACTGTGCGGGGGGCGACGGAAACCTGCTCTTCAACGTTGGCCCCATGCCCACGGGCGAGATCGAGCCGCGCCAGGTCGCACGCCTCAAGGAAATGGGCGACTGGCTGCGCCAGTACGGCGAGAGCATCTACGGGACGCGCGGCGGGCCGGTGCCGCCTCAGTCGTGGGGATGCACCACCTGGAAGGGAAACACGATCTACGTCCACATCCTCGACTGGCCGACCGACACTCTCAGGCTGCCCGCGATGGGAAAGAAGATCGTTTCCTCATCGGTTCTGAGCGGCGGCAAGGCGGAGGTGCGCCAAACGGATGACGGCATCGAAATCTCCGTCGCCCCCGCCGATCGGAAGGAAATTGATACGGTCGTGGCCCTCGTGCTCGACGGCCCGGCCGCCGAGGCTGCCGTGCAACCT encodes the following:
- a CDS encoding alpha-L-fucosidase, with translation MPIEEYDNLYKRFNPTRFNADEWAKTAKEAGMKYMVITTKHHDGFCIFNTKQTDYNIMNSPFHRDPVKELSEACRKQGIAFGTYYSVCDWHHPDFPRGSPGGKTRKPNPNLDRYEQYLRSQVQELIQNCGPLLTLWFDVPQEFDAARGQGVVDFVRSLQPDILINNRTGAPGDFDTPEQRIGKFQIDRPWETCMTICRQWAWKPDDAMKSLKQCLDVLINCAGGDGNLLFNVGPMPTGEIEPRQVARLKEMGDWLRQYGESIYGTRGGPVPPQSWGCTTWKGNTIYVHILDWPTDTLRLPAMGKKIVSSSVLSGGKAEVRQTDDGIEISVAPADRKEIDTVVALVLDGPAAEAAVQPSASVAMGKSAAAANVFQKDVAGYGPDKAFDGNPETRWATDGGTHAAWLEVDLGAPVTVNRAMIREAFAGRAKEFELQAKRDGQWQTFARGTEIGEDRLLTFGPITAQVIRLNILNATEGPTISEFQLFAAKK